From a region of the Bradyrhizobium sp. KBS0727 genome:
- a CDS encoding helix-turn-helix domain-containing protein has product MKSTVSPLSHALKAIGDPWSFLIHQEAFFGVRRFDDFQRNLNIARNTLTDRLALLISCDLLKKKGYQTRPRRYEYRLTERGLDTYPYALSLMKWGDEWLPHEKGPPVRLRHKTCNKPLHPSAICEACRREVRAEDVSINPLSAKDPAPEDGAQVRYSSRPELYTGGRPTSVGGTLAAIGDRWGFFVLWLAFAGITKFDHFHRILGIARTTLTARLDRLVQQGLLDRIQYQDRPPRHDYHLTSKGKALCPVLLTLFDWGKRGLGTEMTDASVLHKSCGQPLRVLVVCENCKEVPNPHDVEVITRNEARQSTVQNTGSPSLSRISSSAQTKSGSRTKAISSDS; this is encoded by the coding sequence TTGAAATCGACGGTTTCGCCACTCTCCCACGCGTTGAAGGCCATTGGCGACCCATGGAGCTTCCTCATCCACCAGGAAGCGTTCTTTGGAGTGCGGCGGTTCGACGATTTCCAGCGAAACTTGAATATTGCTCGGAATACTTTGACGGACCGTCTCGCGCTCCTGATCAGTTGCGATCTTCTCAAGAAAAAGGGTTATCAGACGCGTCCCCGCCGATACGAGTACCGGCTGACGGAACGCGGCCTTGATACCTACCCCTACGCCCTTTCGCTGATGAAATGGGGCGACGAATGGCTTCCGCATGAGAAGGGACCGCCGGTTCGCCTTCGTCACAAGACGTGCAACAAGCCGCTTCATCCTTCCGCCATTTGTGAAGCATGCCGGAGGGAAGTTCGGGCGGAAGATGTCTCGATCAATCCCCTTAGTGCCAAGGATCCTGCACCGGAAGACGGCGCGCAAGTGAGATACTCCTCGCGTCCGGAATTATACACCGGTGGCAGGCCCACGTCGGTCGGCGGGACCTTGGCGGCGATCGGCGACAGGTGGGGCTTTTTTGTTCTCTGGCTCGCTTTTGCCGGAATAACCAAGTTCGACCATTTCCATCGTATCCTTGGGATCGCGCGAACGACACTGACGGCACGGCTTGATCGGCTCGTGCAACAAGGCTTGCTCGATCGTATTCAGTATCAGGACCGGCCACCCAGGCACGATTACCATCTCACTTCGAAGGGCAAGGCCCTCTGTCCCGTCCTTCTGACCCTGTTCGACTGGGGCAAGCGCGGGTTGGGAACCGAAATGACGGACGCCTCCGTTTTGCATAAGTCTTGCGGCCAGCCACTCCGGGTACTCGTGGTTTGCGAGAACTGCAAAGAAGTTCCAAACCCTCATGACGTCGAAGTCATCACGAGAAATGAAGCAAGGCAATCCACCGTTCAAAATACCGGGTCGCCAAGCTTGTCGCGCATTTCGTCATCCGCTCAGACCAAGAGTGGCTCTCGAACGAAGGCCATCAGCTCTGACAGTTAA
- a CDS encoding AMP-binding protein, producing MSERAKGSGVSYVRGDVDVPLLSDTIGTAFDRTVECHGDRTALVVSHQQIVWTYAELASKVEAFASGLLRLGLVQGDRIGIWAPNCAEWTVTQYAAAKLGLVLVNLNPAYRVAEIEFALNKAGCRALVLADRFKGSDYIQMVRTLAPELNASVAGKLKAARLPKLEIVIQLGAERLGGFFRFDEIAAFGEEVDRQLLVDVAARLNCDDPINIQFTSGTTGSPKGATLSHRNLLNSSYFTGKICGISSSDAICVPLPLYHVFGMASGNLLAMLFGAKVVHPCEAFEPDAVLKAVERERCTSLYGVPTMFIAELASPDFKQRNLSSLRTGIIAGASVPMELMRRVITDMHMEQVVIGYGMTETSATIMITSPTDSAERRVSTVGKVVPHVEAKVVNERSEIVPRGQVGEICVRGYSVMLGYWEDPQKTAEAIDADGWMHTGDLGMIDQDGCGKIVGRLKELVIRGGENISPAEIEEFLHRHPQVEMAQVVGVPDEKYGEELCACVKLKNGPRPSDAELREFCRGQIAHFKIPRYVRFVDVFPMTASGKVQKYLLAEQSAQELGLRPPSLHQLPQADRPA from the coding sequence ATGTCGGAGAGGGCGAAAGGTTCGGGCGTTAGCTACGTCCGCGGCGACGTCGATGTTCCATTGCTGTCAGATACGATCGGAACAGCCTTCGACCGCACCGTTGAATGCCATGGCGATCGCACCGCGCTTGTTGTCAGCCACCAGCAGATTGTTTGGACCTATGCAGAATTGGCAAGCAAGGTCGAAGCCTTCGCTTCCGGCCTGCTCAGGCTTGGTCTGGTGCAAGGCGACCGCATCGGCATATGGGCGCCGAATTGCGCCGAATGGACGGTTACCCAATATGCGGCCGCCAAGCTCGGGCTTGTCCTCGTCAACCTGAATCCGGCCTATCGCGTTGCCGAGATAGAGTTCGCTCTCAACAAAGCGGGCTGCAGGGCGTTAGTGCTGGCAGATCGCTTCAAGGGAAGCGACTACATCCAAATGGTCCGGACCCTTGCACCGGAACTGAACGCCTCAGTAGCCGGCAAGCTGAAAGCCGCGCGGCTTCCGAAACTCGAAATCGTAATTCAATTGGGAGCTGAACGCCTCGGCGGATTCTTCCGATTCGACGAGATTGCAGCATTCGGTGAGGAAGTGGATCGGCAGCTGCTTGTCGATGTCGCAGCCAGGTTGAACTGCGACGATCCGATCAATATCCAGTTCACGAGCGGCACGACAGGAAGCCCCAAGGGAGCAACCCTAAGTCACCGCAATCTGCTCAACAGCTCGTACTTCACCGGAAAGATCTGCGGGATTTCCTCGTCGGACGCCATTTGTGTGCCGCTGCCGCTCTACCATGTCTTCGGAATGGCAAGCGGCAATCTGCTAGCAATGTTATTCGGCGCCAAAGTCGTTCATCCCTGCGAAGCCTTTGAGCCGGATGCGGTGCTGAAAGCCGTGGAGCGGGAGCGCTGCACGTCGCTTTATGGTGTGCCGACGATGTTCATCGCCGAACTCGCGAGCCCGGACTTCAAGCAGCGGAACTTGTCGTCATTGCGCACCGGGATCATCGCTGGCGCTTCGGTACCCATGGAGCTGATGCGGCGCGTTATCACTGACATGCACATGGAGCAGGTCGTTATCGGCTATGGAATGACGGAAACCAGCGCCACAATCATGATCACGTCGCCGACCGACTCGGCGGAGCGGCGGGTTTCCACGGTCGGCAAGGTGGTGCCGCATGTCGAAGCTAAAGTTGTCAATGAGCGATCGGAGATTGTCCCGCGAGGACAAGTCGGCGAAATCTGCGTTCGCGGATACTCGGTTATGCTGGGATATTGGGAAGATCCGCAGAAGACAGCCGAAGCGATTGACGCAGATGGATGGATGCATACCGGAGATCTCGGGATGATAGACCAGGATGGTTGTGGCAAAATCGTCGGCCGCCTGAAGGAACTGGTCATCCGGGGCGGTGAGAATATTTCACCGGCGGAGATAGAGGAGTTCCTGCACCGGCATCCGCAGGTCGAGATGGCCCAGGTCGTCGGAGTTCCTGATGAAAAATACGGCGAGGAATTGTGCGCATGCGTCAAGCTGAAGAACGGACCACGGCCCTCCGACGCGGAACTGAGAGAATTTTGCCGTGGTCAAATCGCGCATTTTAAGATCCCGCGTTACGTTCGATTTGTCGACGTGTTCCCGATGACCGCGAGCGGAAAGGTCCAGAAATATCTGCTCGCGGAGCAGTCGGCGCAGGAACTCGGACTTCGCCCGCCGTCTTTGCATCAGTTGCCCCAGGCTGACCGGCCTGCGTAG
- a CDS encoding alpha/beta hydrolase fold domain-containing protein gives MPDAMVAASLSEATNGGTTQQVDVAVVGAGFAGLYLLHRLRKAGFTAVVLEEANDVGGTWYWNRYPGARCDIQTIDYSYTFDPELENAWKWSEKYATQPEILRYLGFVADRYDLRRDIRFATKVTAATWDEAAERWRLTTDGGAVVSCHNYIMATGCLSAPKPPEIDGVKDFKGEVYFTGRWPHDEVKLAGKRVAVIGTGSSGIQSIPLIAEQAAHLTVFQRTPNFALPAHNGAVPADRISLLEGDHRAGYREQARWSLAGVPYPQQTAVSWQLSDAERRERFEQAWAAGDLVHILTQLWADQAVDVEGNALVGELIREKIRATVKQPETAAALSPHDHPFGAKRPCLDTNYYATYNRPNVTLVNLRQEHIRSITASGINTDNRTFDVETIVFATGFDAMTGAIMAVHPITGRGGKSLSDIWANGPQTYLGLTVAGFPNLFMITGPGSPSVLSNMAVSIEQHVDWVVDRLIAAREAGFTTIEATATAQAGWAQHMADCATLTLHRLANTWYTGANVPGKAQGVMPYTGGVGPYRSICNDVVSRGMLGFRLTGPNVAEQCNDGEVVRLQPDVRLVLNMLADMKLAPLESFGAQGARDFLAEFNAARPAGRPVGDIVDGTLPGTDGPLPYRLYRPATPGPHPIVVYFHGGGWVLGDEQSDDPLCRDLCRRTGMIFVSVGYRHAPEHRFPTAAEDGFAATHWIAEHAPDLGGRPGPVMVAGWSAGANIAAVTCQLARDRGGPQISGQLLVCPVTDCTFDRPSYTDNATGYFVTRSLMYWFWDLYCSPGDRTDPRVSPLRGRLEGLPQAFVATCEFDPLHDEGVAYAEALAAAGVPVEQLDARGHFHSSLTMVDVVITGVSGRVQMSEALRRFAGLPPIRRQDEEGVRSSQTAAPHEINAAAG, from the coding sequence GTGCCAGACGCAATGGTTGCAGCATCTCTTTCAGAAGCAACGAACGGCGGTACGACGCAACAGGTCGACGTCGCGGTGGTGGGTGCCGGGTTTGCCGGACTGTACCTTCTGCATCGGTTGCGAAAGGCCGGCTTCACCGCAGTCGTGCTGGAGGAGGCCAACGACGTCGGTGGAACCTGGTACTGGAACCGCTATCCCGGCGCACGCTGCGACATTCAGACCATCGACTACAGCTACACCTTCGATCCGGAGTTGGAGAACGCGTGGAAATGGTCGGAGAAATACGCAACCCAGCCGGAAATCCTGCGCTACCTCGGTTTCGTCGCCGATCGCTATGATCTGAGGCGCGATATCCGCTTTGCCACCAAGGTCACGGCGGCGACGTGGGACGAGGCCGCGGAACGCTGGCGGCTCACGACCGACGGTGGCGCGGTTGTGTCCTGCCACAACTACATCATGGCCACCGGCTGTCTCTCCGCTCCCAAGCCGCCGGAGATCGATGGCGTCAAGGACTTCAAGGGCGAGGTCTATTTCACCGGCCGCTGGCCGCATGACGAGGTCAAGCTCGCCGGCAAGCGAGTCGCGGTTATCGGCACCGGATCGTCCGGGATCCAGTCGATCCCGTTGATCGCTGAACAGGCGGCCCATCTGACCGTCTTCCAACGCACGCCGAACTTTGCGTTGCCCGCCCACAATGGTGCCGTGCCGGCCGATCGTATTAGCTTGCTGGAAGGCGACCACCGCGCTGGCTACCGCGAGCAGGCTCGCTGGTCGCTCGCGGGCGTCCCGTATCCGCAACAAACGGCGGTGAGCTGGCAATTGAGTGACGCCGAGCGCCGCGAGCGGTTCGAGCAGGCGTGGGCCGCGGGCGATCTCGTCCACATCCTGACCCAGCTTTGGGCCGATCAGGCCGTGGACGTCGAGGGCAACGCGCTGGTCGGCGAGCTGATCCGCGAGAAAATCCGCGCGACGGTGAAACAACCCGAAACGGCTGCGGCGCTGAGCCCCCACGATCATCCGTTTGGAGCCAAGCGTCCTTGCCTCGATACCAACTACTACGCCACCTATAACCGTCCCAACGTTACGCTGGTAAACCTCCGGCAGGAGCACATCAGGTCGATCACGGCCTCCGGAATCAACACCGACAACCGCACGTTCGATGTCGAGACAATCGTGTTCGCCACGGGCTTCGACGCCATGACCGGTGCCATCATGGCCGTTCATCCGATCACGGGGCGCGGCGGAAAATCGCTATCCGACATCTGGGCCAACGGCCCGCAGACCTATCTTGGACTTACAGTGGCCGGCTTTCCCAACCTGTTCATGATCACCGGTCCGGGCAGCCCGTCCGTACTGTCGAATATGGCCGTATCGATCGAGCAGCACGTCGACTGGGTCGTCGACCGGCTGATCGCGGCGCGAGAGGCCGGCTTCACGACAATCGAGGCGACCGCAACGGCGCAGGCCGGCTGGGCCCAACACATGGCCGACTGTGCAACGCTCACGCTGCATCGGTTGGCGAACACCTGGTACACTGGCGCCAACGTTCCCGGCAAGGCGCAGGGTGTGATGCCCTATACCGGCGGCGTCGGTCCCTACCGCAGTATCTGCAACGACGTCGTCAGCCGCGGTATGCTCGGTTTCAGGCTCACCGGCCCCAACGTCGCCGAGCAATGCAACGACGGCGAGGTCGTTCGCCTGCAACCGGATGTGCGGTTGGTGCTGAACATGCTGGCGGACATGAAGTTGGCGCCACTGGAATCGTTCGGAGCCCAGGGCGCGCGCGACTTCCTGGCTGAATTCAATGCCGCCCGTCCTGCTGGCCGACCGGTCGGTGACATTGTCGACGGCACACTCCCCGGCACCGATGGACCGCTGCCCTACCGTCTCTATCGGCCAGCGACGCCGGGACCACATCCGATCGTGGTCTATTTCCATGGCGGCGGCTGGGTGTTGGGCGACGAGCAATCCGACGATCCGTTGTGCCGTGACCTGTGCCGGCGTACCGGGATGATCTTCGTCAGCGTCGGTTACCGGCATGCGCCCGAACACCGCTTCCCGACAGCGGCAGAGGACGGCTTTGCTGCGACGCACTGGATCGCCGAGCATGCCCCTGATCTCGGCGGCAGACCGGGACCGGTGATGGTCGCGGGCTGGAGCGCAGGCGCCAACATCGCCGCCGTTACCTGCCAACTGGCGCGCGACCGCGGTGGCCCGCAGATCTCAGGCCAGCTTTTGGTATGTCCCGTCACTGACTGCACGTTCGATCGTCCTTCCTACACCGACAATGCGACGGGCTATTTCGTGACGCGCTCGTTGATGTACTGGTTCTGGGACCTGTACTGTTCGCCCGGCGACCGAACCGATCCGCGCGTCTCGCCACTGCGCGGCAGACTCGAGGGCTTGCCTCAGGCATTCGTGGCGACCTGCGAGTTCGATCCGCTGCACGACGAGGGTGTCGCTTACGCCGAAGCCCTGGCTGCCGCGGGTGTGCCGGTTGAGCAACTTGACGCTCGCGGCCACTTCCACTCGTCCTTGACCATGGTCGACGTGGTGATCACCGGCGTCAGCGGGCGCGTGCAGATGTCCGAAGCTTTGCGCCGGTTCGCCGGGCTTCCCCCGATAAGGAGGCAAGATGAGGAGGGTGTCCGATCGAGTCAGACGGCTGCACCGCACGAAATCAATGCGGCTGCAGGATAG
- a CDS encoding enoyl-CoA hydratase/isomerase family protein: protein MIEVIPPIEREPRLLAAGLPPDGVRCFVESLQSSPTRASASSNPGAVSFEPDLSAAQRVCEVGRGLLQALPLRSTRTGDELRAGNTIVHLLADTTWKFFRNHAGEVYRELTNDGASPMRIEQLAIQAAGRLPGLLPTAADLAGERELFQKDKDGLEISQGLFFSQILSDPILGHHLIKSLLLPRAESLELLNAFKRERRLDLGTVQVEAKGNAGYIYFNNSAYLNAEDDSTFLPLEIAADLILLHPDLQVGVLRGGYVDHPRYAGKRVFSAGANLTQIYNGQFSYLQYLIRDMGFAHKMYRGVLSPDQIGGLVEPNDEPEQTLEKPWIAAVESFAIGGGCQLLLVVDYVVAEAGSYFSLPARKEGIIPAAANLRLARFVGERLAREAILFDRIFYVDDPESRGLVNEVVPRSEIDAAIERCVTGVVGSGLVSAGANRKAMRVRTEPLDLFRRYMATYAYQQVFCHLSEQLIRNLERHWIGRQRSVA from the coding sequence ATGATTGAGGTCATTCCTCCGATCGAGCGCGAGCCCCGACTCCTGGCGGCCGGACTTCCGCCAGACGGCGTTCGCTGCTTTGTTGAAAGCCTGCAGAGCAGCCCCACCCGGGCTTCTGCAAGCAGCAATCCCGGCGCAGTCAGCTTTGAACCCGATCTCTCGGCAGCGCAGCGCGTGTGCGAAGTGGGAAGGGGGCTGCTGCAGGCCCTTCCCCTGAGATCCACCCGCACCGGGGACGAACTACGTGCCGGCAACACAATTGTGCATCTGCTCGCGGATACGACATGGAAGTTCTTCCGCAATCACGCCGGTGAGGTCTATCGCGAGCTTACCAATGACGGCGCGTCTCCCATGCGCATCGAACAGTTGGCAATCCAGGCGGCAGGCCGTCTTCCAGGGTTGCTACCCACTGCGGCTGACTTGGCCGGTGAACGCGAACTTTTTCAGAAGGACAAGGATGGTCTCGAAATTAGCCAGGGGCTTTTCTTCAGTCAGATACTGAGTGATCCCATCTTGGGCCATCATCTGATCAAAAGCCTGTTGTTGCCGCGTGCGGAGTCCCTCGAACTTCTCAACGCGTTCAAGCGTGAGAGGCGTTTGGATCTCGGAACTGTTCAGGTCGAAGCGAAGGGCAATGCGGGGTACATCTATTTCAACAATAGCGCCTACCTGAATGCCGAGGACGATTCGACATTCCTGCCGCTGGAGATCGCAGCCGACCTGATCTTGCTGCACCCTGATCTTCAGGTTGGCGTGCTCCGGGGTGGCTATGTGGATCATCCGCGATATGCCGGGAAGCGCGTGTTCTCCGCGGGAGCGAATCTCACGCAGATCTATAACGGCCAATTTTCGTATCTGCAGTACCTGATCCGGGACATGGGTTTTGCCCACAAGATGTATCGCGGCGTTTTAAGTCCGGATCAGATCGGCGGTTTGGTAGAACCGAATGATGAACCCGAGCAGACGCTCGAGAAGCCCTGGATAGCTGCCGTCGAATCCTTTGCGATCGGAGGAGGGTGCCAGCTTCTGCTCGTCGTTGACTATGTTGTTGCGGAGGCCGGGTCGTACTTCAGTTTACCTGCCAGAAAGGAGGGCATCATCCCGGCAGCGGCGAACTTGCGGCTCGCTCGCTTCGTTGGCGAAAGGCTTGCCCGGGAGGCAATCCTTTTTGACAGGATTTTCTACGTAGACGACCCGGAATCCCGTGGCCTGGTGAATGAAGTCGTTCCGCGGTCGGAGATCGACGCTGCGATCGAGAGATGTGTCACCGGCGTGGTCGGGTCGGGCCTGGTGAGCGCCGGTGCAAACCGAAAGGCAATGCGCGTTCGAACGGAGCCACTTGATCTTTTTCGAAGGTACATGGCGACCTACGCCTATCAGCAGGTGTTTTGTCACCTGAGTGAGCAACTCATCAGGAATCTCGAACGTCATTGGATTGGACGGCAAAGGAGCGTCGCCTGA
- a CDS encoding ABC transporter substrate-binding protein, whose translation MFRTPARLRHVRFAIPLLLTAALNGAASAQKKYDVGATDTEIKIGNIVAYSGPVSSLGVIAKIEDAYFRKVNDEGGINGRKIKFISYDDAYSPPKSVEQARKLVESDEVLLVFNPVGTPSNVAIQKYLNAKKVPQLFVGSGATRWNDPKDFPWTMGYQPNYQNEGRIYAKYLLREKPDARIAVLYQNDDLGKDYLKGLKDGLGQKASMIVAAEGYETSEPTVDSHIVNLRSTGADVFIAVALTKVAAQSIRKVAEIGWNPLFILSSIGSSIGTVIQPVGFDKAQGLISTAYLKDSSDPQWNDDEGMKKFYAFLAKYAPDANKADFFVVYGYGIAQTMTKVLQQCGDDLTRENVMRQAASLTNFMPDVLLPGISINTSASDFAPIEQMRMIRLKGEKWELFGDVINGSDEAGK comes from the coding sequence ATGTTCAGGACACCCGCGCGTCTCCGCCACGTCAGATTTGCAATTCCGTTGCTGCTCACGGCCGCGCTGAACGGCGCCGCATCTGCCCAGAAGAAGTACGACGTCGGCGCGACGGACACCGAGATCAAGATCGGGAATATCGTCGCCTACAGCGGCCCCGTCTCGAGTTTGGGCGTAATCGCCAAAATCGAGGACGCTTATTTCAGAAAGGTCAATGATGAAGGCGGTATCAATGGCCGCAAGATAAAGTTCATTTCCTATGACGATGCATACAGTCCGCCTAAATCGGTGGAACAGGCTCGCAAGCTCGTGGAAAGTGACGAGGTCTTGTTGGTTTTTAACCCGGTCGGCACTCCGTCGAATGTAGCGATCCAGAAATACCTGAATGCCAAGAAGGTTCCGCAGCTCTTTGTTGGCAGCGGCGCTACAAGATGGAATGACCCCAAGGATTTTCCCTGGACGATGGGCTACCAACCGAATTACCAGAACGAAGGACGCATCTATGCAAAGTATTTGCTGAGGGAAAAACCGGACGCCAGGATCGCCGTCCTGTATCAGAACGATGATCTGGGGAAAGACTATCTAAAGGGCTTGAAAGACGGCCTTGGTCAAAAGGCCTCGATGATCGTTGCCGCAGAAGGTTATGAAACGTCGGAGCCGACGGTCGATTCGCATATTGTCAATCTCAGGTCCACGGGCGCCGATGTCTTCATCGCTGTTGCGTTGACCAAGGTCGCCGCGCAATCGATCCGCAAGGTCGCGGAGATTGGATGGAATCCGCTATTCATCCTGTCCAGCATTGGATCTTCGATCGGCACGGTAATTCAACCTGTGGGCTTCGACAAAGCGCAAGGCCTTATTTCCACGGCCTATCTGAAGGACAGTTCCGATCCGCAATGGAACGACGACGAGGGCATGAAGAAGTTCTACGCTTTCCTTGCGAAGTATGCGCCTGACGCCAACAAAGCGGATTTCTTTGTCGTATATGGCTATGGTATCGCGCAGACGATGACAAAGGTGCTGCAGCAATGCGGTGATGACCTCACGCGCGAAAACGTCATGAGGCAAGCCGCCAGCCTGACTAATTTCATGCCCGACGTGCTGCTGCCGGGAATCTCGATCAACACCAGCGCTTCAGACTTCGCCCCGATTGAACAGATGCGGATGATTCGCTTGAAAGGTGAAAAGTGGGAGCTTTTCGGCGATGTCATCAACGGCAGTGACGAAGCAGGGAAATAG
- a CDS encoding SDR family NAD(P)-dependent oxidoreductase, with translation MSQELQFEKKRVLVVGGSSGIGNAIARAFRSKGASVHIWGTRANAVEYANSGDSDLSGLHYKQVDVSVAEQVRRCDAEFETLDVLVLSQGIALYSQAEFEPGRFRHVVDVNLNSLMECCARFYTMLKASAGSIIIISSTAALHSTRGNPAYGASKTGALGLTRTLGDAWAPDGIRVNGIAPGMIPTKMTRVTTDNPNRVEAWKKQIPLGRLGTTSEIAGVALFLASPLASYVIGQTIPVDGGLTLR, from the coding sequence ATGAGCCAGGAACTGCAGTTCGAGAAGAAGAGGGTTTTGGTTGTGGGCGGAAGCAGTGGCATCGGAAATGCCATCGCTCGAGCTTTTCGTTCGAAGGGCGCCTCTGTCCATATATGGGGGACCCGAGCAAATGCGGTCGAATATGCAAATTCCGGGGACTCCGACTTGAGCGGTCTACACTACAAACAGGTCGACGTTTCGGTCGCGGAGCAGGTTCGGAGGTGTGATGCAGAGTTTGAAACGCTCGACGTATTGGTGCTCTCGCAAGGGATTGCGCTCTACAGTCAGGCGGAATTCGAACCTGGGCGGTTTCGGCACGTTGTCGACGTCAACTTGAACAGCCTGATGGAATGCTGCGCGCGCTTTTATACAATGCTGAAAGCCAGTGCGGGCTCGATCATCATTATCAGTTCAACCGCAGCACTTCACTCCACGCGTGGTAACCCTGCCTACGGCGCTTCTAAGACCGGCGCCTTGGGTCTGACACGGACTCTCGGCGACGCCTGGGCGCCCGACGGCATCCGTGTCAATGGTATCGCGCCGGGCATGATACCGACGAAGATGACGAGGGTTACGACCGACAATCCAAACCGCGTTGAAGCCTGGAAAAAACAAATTCCCCTGGGACGTTTAGGGACGACCAGCGAGATTGCCGGCGTAGCACTATTTTTGGCGTCTCCGCTCGCTTCGTATGTAATCGGACAGACCATTCCTGTCGATGGCGGTCTGACTTTGCGTTAA
- a CDS encoding enoyl-CoA hydratase/isomerase family protein: MSKYNKILFDRSGTITTITFNRPTAHNALDKEMSDELADAVRVVKRDRECRFLIFRGAGDTFCAGDDIKDFLTWTDDDPYWQARQYQETAQMIEDLTCITIAAVDGVCTGGGLELTLTCDFVIATDRSRWGMPEIDWDITPGWGGVTRLARFAGRRKAKEWNLIGQLFDARTAERHDMVNRICKPADLNKEVDALVAVMAAKNPITVRRSKFALNKGADLPLSGAMAFEVPIQPFANKPGRFATAGMEDFAKPDTRAARRKISKTFWQDQK; the protein is encoded by the coding sequence GTGTCCAAATACAACAAGATCCTTTTTGACCGGTCGGGAACAATCACCACGATTACATTCAACCGTCCCACCGCGCACAACGCGCTGGACAAGGAGATGTCGGACGAACTCGCGGATGCGGTCCGGGTGGTAAAGAGGGACCGCGAGTGCCGGTTTTTAATCTTCCGGGGTGCGGGCGATACCTTCTGCGCCGGCGACGACATCAAGGATTTCCTTACCTGGACAGATGACGACCCGTACTGGCAGGCGCGTCAGTATCAGGAGACCGCGCAGATGATCGAGGATCTGACCTGCATCACGATTGCCGCCGTGGACGGCGTTTGCACCGGCGGCGGCCTCGAACTGACGTTGACGTGTGATTTCGTCATTGCAACCGATCGAAGCCGCTGGGGAATGCCGGAGATCGACTGGGATATTACGCCCGGTTGGGGCGGCGTTACACGCCTCGCGCGCTTCGCCGGACGTCGCAAGGCGAAGGAATGGAATCTGATCGGTCAGTTGTTCGATGCCAGGACGGCGGAGCGGCACGACATGGTCAACCGCATTTGCAAGCCGGCTGATCTCAATAAGGAAGTCGATGCGCTTGTTGCCGTGATGGCCGCAAAGAACCCCATCACCGTCCGGCGGTCGAAATTCGCCCTAAACAAGGGTGCCGATCTGCCGCTCTCTGGAGCGATGGCGTTCGAGGTTCCAATCCAGCCGTTCGCGAACAAGCCCGGCCGCTTTGCGACCGCCGGCATGGAAGATTTTGCCAAACCGGACACGCGCGCGGCTCGGCGCAAGATCTCCAAGACCTTCTGGCAGGACCAGAAATAA